The Colletes latitarsis isolate SP2378_abdomen chromosome 1, iyColLati1, whole genome shotgun sequence genome has a segment encoding these proteins:
- the LOC143344376 gene encoding UDP-glucosyltransferase 2-like, which translates to MKFSVATILSVVCVFCVVKQLQCARILAIVPTPSYSHQTPYRPLWFELNKRGHEIVLVTTNPIPNLNLTNFTQIDVGGSYADLRRIEFITLRFQQTSWLSFLDQNLLNLCDVFTRQVFNNAEMKKMYAPNSSTKFDVVMAEMLYMPAIYAFAYRFNAPLIGLSSLGITSINEHALGGFVLPSHEYTWELEANTGSNLSFWKRLQNYVNLWRSLYYIYRDHFPHHQMLAEGYLGTRLPPMLDILKNTSLIFVNQANVMAPARPKLANMITFTSFHVDEKPKPLPKNLQSFVDSASEGFIYFSLGSNAMSSDIPKETLQVFLDVFAKLPYKVVWKFEKEWSDKPDNIYVSPWFPQQSILAHRNIKLYIYQGGLQSSEEAVHFTVPLLGLPVLADQDYQVRRMEALGVGKVLEITTIQKDELESAVREIITNRKYKENMIRLKNIVNDNPYNLVDHLAWWTEYVIRHKGAPHLRSNLAHQPWYQRSDMDIVAFLILATCLLVLIAFKIFAKIFAHFDNQECRAFPGNQKQKVS; encoded by the exons ATGAAGTTCTCCGTCGCAACCATACTTTCTGTCGTGTGTGTCTTCTGTGTCGTGAAGCAACTACAATGCGCCAGGATCCTAGCAATAGTCCCGACGCCATCGTACAGTCATCAGACTCCTTATCGACCGTTATGGTTCGAATTGAACAAACGAGGCCACGAAATTGTCCTCGTCACTACGAATCCTATTCCCAACTTGAATCTGACGAACTTCACTCAGATTGACGTTGGAGGATCTTACGCCGATTTAAGGCGAATCGAGTTCATCACCCTTCGATTCCAACAGACGTCCTGGTTATCTTTCTTAGACCAGAATTTGTTGAATTTGTGTGACGTTTTTACACGCCAGGTATTCAATAACGCGGAGATGAAGAAGATGTACGCTCCTAACAGTTCCACAAAATTCGATGTAGTGATGGCTGAGATGTTGTACATGCCCGCCATTTATGCCTTTGCTTACAGATTTAACGCCCCCCTAATAG GACTCAGTTCGCTGGGGATTACTTCAATTAACGAACACGCTCTCGGTGGTTTCGTGTTACCTTCGCACGAGTACACTTGGGAATTGGAGGCAAACACAGGATCAAACCTGTCATTCTGGAAGAGGTTGCAAAATTATGTGAACCTGTGGAGAAGTCTGTATTACATCTATCGCGATCACTTTCCCCATCATCAGATGTTAGCCGAAGGATACCTTGGAACGCGTTTACCACCGATGCTAGACATACTGAAAAACACCAGTCTTATATTTGTCAATCAAGCTAATGTTATGGCCCCAGCTCGACCGAAGCTCGCGAATATGATCACGTTTACGTCGTTCCACGTAGACGAAAAACCGAAACCCCTACCGAAG AATTTACAAAGCTTCGTGGACAGCGCATCGGAAGGGTTCATTTATTTCAGTCTCGGTAGCAACGCGATGAGTTCGGATATTCCGAAAGAAACTCTGCAAGTTTTCCTAGACGTGTTCGCCAAATTGCCTTACAAAGTCGTATGGAAGTTTGAGAAGGAATGGTCAGATAAGCCGGACAATATCTATGTCAGTCCATGGTTTCCTCAGCAGAGCATTCTCG CACACCGAAATATCAAGCTGTATATATACCAGGGAGGTCTACAAAGTTCCGAGGAGGCAGTACATTTCACGGTACCCCTTTTAGGACTTCCGGTGTTGGCGGATCAGGACTATCAAGTGCGTAGAATGGAAGCACTCGGGGTCGGCAAGGTTTTAGAAATCACCACTATACAGAAAGACGAGTTGGAAAGTGCCGTTCGAGAGATCATAACTAATAGAAA atataAGGAAAATATGATTCGTCTCAAGAATATCGTCAATGACAACCCTTACAATTTAGTGGATCATCTAGCTTGGTGGACAGAATACGTGATTCGTCACAAAGGTGCCCCTCATCTTCGTTCCAACTTGGCTCACCAACCATGGTATCAACGTAGCGACATGGACATCGTGGCATTCTTGATACTCGCAACATGTCTACTAGTTTTAATTGCGTTTAAAATATTTGCCAAAATCTTTGCACATTTCGACAATCAGGAATGCAGAGCATTTCCAGGAAATCAAAAACAGAAAGTCAGTTAA
- the LOC143344379 gene encoding UDP-glycosyltransferase UGT5-like, producing the protein MKFSTATILSVVCFLFTVKQTQCVRILAIIPTPSYSHQIPFRPLWIELNKRGHEIILITPNPISNLNLTKFTQIDIGASYKVLRDVNFVQYRFDHISFLKFMENNILSMAEDITHHVLNHTDVIKLYAPNSNEHFDLIMTELLITPAVFTFAHRFNAPLIGLASLGTISFNDHIQGGLVLPSHEATWEMEDNTGPNLPFWKRLKNYVNLWHNVYILYNDFMPRQQKVAEQYFGPDIPSLLDIQKNVSVVFVNEADAMTPARPKLANMITFTSFHVDENPKPLPKDLKHFVDNAREGFIYFSLGSNARSSDLPRDTLQVFLDVFAKLPYKVVWKFEKDLPGKPKNVFIGSWFPQQSILAHPNIKLFIYQGGLQSSEEAVHFTVPLLGFPVLGDQAYQSGRMEALGVGKRLDLTSVTRAELESAIKEIITDKQYKKKMIELKETISDRPYDLMEHLAWWTEYVIRHKGVPHLRTSLARQPWYQRYDMDIIVFLTTVASIIVSITLITTVKLIVHLNKNIKSINKKHKIN; encoded by the exons ATGAAGTTCAGTACCGCAACCATACTCTCGGTGGTATGCTTCCTCTTTACTGTGAAGCAAACACAGTGTGTTAGGATCCTCGCAATCATTCCTACACCTTCGTACAGTCACCAAATTCCCTTCCGACCATTATGGATAGAACTGAATAAACGCGGTCACGAAATCATCCTAATCACACCGAATCCCATCTCAAACCTGAACCTAACGAAATTCACACAGATCGACATCGGGGCATCTTATAAAGTTCTCAGAGATGTCAATTTCGTACAATATCGATTTGACCATATTTCCTTCTTGAAATTCATGGAGAACAATATACTTTCAATGGCTGAGGATATTACGCATCACGTGCTGAATCATACGGATGTGATCAAGTTGTACGCACCTAACAGCAACGAACACTTTGACTTGATAATGACTGAACTTCTCATCACGCCAGCCGTATTCACCTTCGCTCATCGATTCAATGCTCCTCTAATAG GACTCGCCTCGCTAGGAACAATTTCATTTAACGATCACATCCAAGGTGGACTCGTCTTACCTTCGCACGAGGCCACCTGGGAAATGGAAGACAACACAGGACCGAATCTGCCATTCTGGAAGAGATTGAAAAATTATGTGAATCTGTGGCACAATGTGTACATTTTATACAATGACTTCATGCCCCGTCAACAGAAGGTAGCTGAACAGTATTTCGGACCAGATATACCGTCGTTACTTGACATACAGAAGAACGTCAGTGTCGTGTTTGTCAATGAGGCCGATGCAATGACACCAGCGCGACCAAAGCTCGCAAACATGATCACGTTCACTTCGTTCCATGTGGATGAAAACCCGAAACCACTCCCGAAG GACTTGAAgcatttcgtggataacgcacgCGAGGGATTTATCTACTTCAGTCTTGGCAGCAATGCAAGAAGTTCAGATTTGCCGAGGGATACCTTACAAGTTTTTCTCGACGTGTTCGCCAAGTTGCCTTACAAAGTCGTGTGGAAGTTCGAGAAGGATCTGCCAGGGAAACCGAAAAACGTATTCATCGGATCATGGTTCCCTCAACAGAGCATCCTCG CCCATCCTAACATCAAATTGTTCATATACCAAGGAGGTCTACAAAGCAGCGAGGAAGCTGTACATTTCACGGTACCTTTACTAGGGTTCCCAGTGTTAGGGGATCAGGCGTATCAATCTGGCAGAATGGAAGCCCTTGGTGTCGGAAAGCGTTTAGATCTAACTTCTGTGACGAGGGCTGAGTTAGAAAGCGCAATTAAAGAAATCATAACTGATAAGCA ATATAAGAAGAAAATGATCGAACTCAAGGAAACCATTAGTGACAGACCGTACGATTTAATGGAGCACCTTGCTTGGTGGACGGAATATGTGATCCGTCACAAAGGTGTCCCGCATCTACGAACCAGTTTGGCTAGACAACCATGGTACCAACGTTACGACATGGACATCATAGTATTCTTGACGACCGTAGCATCTATAATAGTTTCAATTACGCTCATCACAACCGTCAAACTTATCGTGCATTTAAACAAAAACATTAAATCCATAAATAAAAAGCACAAAATTAATTAA